Proteins encoded in a region of the Pseudomonas viciae genome:
- the ptsP gene encoding phosphoenolpyruvate--protein phosphotransferase, which translates to MLELTLEQISMAQTAVDKDAALQLLADKLLADGLVAEGYLAGLQAREAQGSTFLGQGIAIPHGTPQTRDLVHSTGVRLLQFPEGVDWGDGQMVYLAIGIAAKSDEHLRLLQLLTRALGETDLGEALRRAGSAEALLKLLQGAPQELALDAQMIGLGVSADDFEELVWRGARLLRQADCVSNGFAGVLQQVEALPLGDGLWWLHSEQTVKRPGLAFVTPDKPIRYLGQPLSGLFCLASLGEAHQALLERLCALLIEGRGHELGRATSSRKVLEVLGGELPADWPSARIGLANAHGLHARPAKILAQLAKSFEGEIRVRIVDGQDSAVSVKSLSKLLSLGARRGQVLEFIAEPSIANDALPALLAAIEEGLGEEVEPLPPPSAPRETAMAEIATVMLAPESGSLIQAVAAAPGIAIGPAHIQVLQAIDYPLRGESAAIERERLQNALNQVRRDIQGLVERAKAKAIREIFITHQEMLDDPELTDEVDTRLKLGESAQAAWMGVIEGAAKEQEALQDALLAERAADLRDVGRRVLAQLCGVETLSEPDQPYILVMDEVGPSDVARLDPTRVAGILTARGGATAHSAIVARALGIPALVGAGAAVLLLAPGTSLLLDGQRGRLHVDPDAATLQRAAEERDTREQRLKVAAEQRHQPALTRDGHAVEVFANIGESAGVASAVEQGAEGIGLLRTELIFMAHNQAPDEATQEAEYRKVLDGLAGRPLVVRTLDVGGDKPLPYWPIAKEENPFLGVRGIRLTLQRPQVMEAQLRALLRSADNRPLRIMFPMVGSVDEWRQARAMTERLRLEIPVADLQLGIMIEIPSAALLAPVLAKEVDFFSVGTNDLTQYTLAIDRGHPTLSAQADGLHPAVLQLIDITVRAAHAHGKWVGVCGELAADPLAVPVLVGLGVDELSVSARSIAEVKARVRELSLAQVQTLAQEALAVGSADDVRALVEAL; encoded by the coding sequence ATGCTCGAGCTCACTCTAGAGCAGATATCCATGGCTCAGACGGCTGTGGATAAAGACGCTGCGCTGCAACTGCTCGCTGACAAACTGCTGGCCGATGGCCTGGTGGCTGAGGGTTACCTCGCCGGCTTGCAGGCCCGCGAAGCCCAGGGCTCGACCTTTCTTGGCCAAGGTATTGCCATTCCCCACGGTACTCCGCAAACCCGCGACCTGGTTCATTCGACCGGCGTGCGTCTGCTGCAATTTCCCGAAGGCGTGGACTGGGGTGATGGCCAGATGGTTTACCTGGCCATCGGCATCGCCGCCAAATCCGACGAACACCTGCGCTTGCTGCAACTGCTGACCCGCGCCCTTGGTGAAACTGACCTGGGCGAGGCCCTGCGCCGCGCCGGTTCCGCCGAAGCCTTGTTGAAGCTGTTGCAAGGCGCGCCACAGGAATTGGCCCTGGACGCGCAGATGATCGGCCTCGGTGTATCGGCTGACGATTTCGAAGAGTTGGTGTGGCGCGGTGCCCGGCTGCTGCGCCAGGCTGACTGCGTAAGTAACGGCTTTGCCGGCGTGCTGCAACAAGTCGAGGCGCTGCCCCTGGGCGATGGCCTGTGGTGGCTGCACAGCGAACAGACCGTCAAGCGCCCGGGCCTGGCCTTCGTGACTCCGGACAAACCGATCCGCTACCTCGGCCAGCCGTTGAGCGGGCTGTTCTGCCTCGCCAGCCTCGGCGAGGCCCACCAGGCCTTGCTGGAACGGCTCTGCGCGTTGCTGATCGAAGGCCGTGGCCACGAGTTGGGCCGCGCCACCAGCAGCCGCAAAGTGTTGGAAGTGCTCGGCGGTGAATTGCCTGCCGACTGGCCCAGCGCACGCATCGGCCTGGCCAACGCCCATGGTTTGCATGCGCGGCCGGCGAAAATTCTCGCGCAACTGGCGAAAAGCTTCGAAGGCGAGATCCGCGTGCGCATCGTCGACGGCCAGGACAGCGCCGTGTCGGTCAAGAGTCTGAGCAAGCTGCTGAGCCTGGGCGCCCGTCGCGGTCAGGTGCTGGAGTTCATCGCTGAACCGAGCATTGCCAACGATGCTTTGCCGGCACTGCTGGCAGCCATCGAAGAAGGCCTTGGCGAAGAAGTCGAACCGCTGCCACCACCGAGCGCGCCGCGCGAAACCGCGATGGCCGAAATCGCCACCGTCATGCTCGCCCCCGAATCCGGCAGCCTGATCCAGGCTGTCGCCGCGGCACCAGGCATTGCCATTGGCCCGGCCCACATCCAGGTGCTGCAAGCCATCGACTATCCGTTGCGTGGCGAGTCGGCGGCCATCGAACGCGAGCGCCTGCAAAACGCCTTGAACCAGGTGCGCCGCGATATCCAAGGCCTGGTCGAACGCGCCAAGGCCAAGGCCATTCGCGAAATCTTCATTACCCACCAGGAAATGCTCGACGACCCGGAGCTGACTGACGAAGTCGACACCCGTTTGAAGCTGGGCGAAAGTGCGCAAGCGGCATGGATGGGCGTGATCGAAGGCGCCGCGAAAGAACAGGAAGCCTTGCAGGATGCCCTGCTCGCCGAACGTGCCGCCGACCTGCGGGATGTCGGCCGTCGGGTGCTGGCGCAGCTGTGTGGCGTCGAAACCCTGAGTGAGCCCGATCAACCCTACATCCTGGTGATGGACGAGGTCGGTCCGTCCGACGTGGCCCGCCTGGACCCGACCCGGGTGGCAGGCATCCTGACCGCACGGGGCGGCGCCACCGCCCACAGCGCCATCGTCGCCCGGGCCTTGGGCATTCCGGCGCTGGTGGGCGCCGGTGCGGCCGTGTTGCTGCTGGCGCCGGGCACGTCCTTGCTACTGGACGGCCAGCGCGGTCGCCTGCACGTCGACCCGGACGCTGCCACTCTGCAACGGGCCGCTGAAGAGCGCGACACCCGTGAGCAGCGCCTCAAGGTCGCCGCCGAGCAGCGCCATCAACCGGCGCTGACCCGTGACGGCCACGCCGTGGAAGTGTTTGCCAACATCGGCGAGAGCGCCGGCGTCGCCAGCGCGGTGGAGCAGGGCGCCGAAGGCATTGGTTTGTTGCGTACCGAACTGATTTTCATGGCCCACAACCAGGCGCCGGACGAAGCGACCCAGGAAGCTGAATATCGCAAGGTGCTCGATGGCTTGGCCGGTCGGCCGCTGGTGGTACGTACCCTGGACGTGGGCGGCGACAAACCGCTGCCGTACTGGCCGATCGCGAAAGAAGAAAACCCGTTCTTAGGTGTGCGTGGCATTCGCCTGACGCTGCAACGTCCGCAGGTCATGGAAGCGCAATTGCGCGCCTTGTTGCGCTCGGCGGACAACCGTCCATTGCGAATCATGTTCCCGATGGTCGGCAGCGTCGATGAGTGGCGCCAGGCCCGGGCCATGACCGAGCGCCTGCGCCTGGAAATCCCCGTGGCGGACCTGCAACTGGGGATCATGATTGAAATACCGTCCGCCGCCTTGCTGGCGCCGGTGCTGGCCAAGGAAGTCGACTTTTTCAGCGTCGGCACCAACGACTTGACGCAATACACCCTGGCGATCGACCGTGGCCACCCGACTCTTTCGGCCCAGGCCGATGGCTTGCACCCGGCCGTACTACAACTGATCGACATCACCGTGCGTGCCGCCCATGCCCATGGCAAGTGGGTCGGCGTGTGCGGCGAACTCGCGGCTGATCCGCTGGCGGTGCCGGTGCTGGTGGGCTTGGGGGTAGACGAGTTGAGCGTTTCGGCGCGCAGCATTGCCGAAGTCAAGGCGCGGGTCCGCGAGTTGAGCCTTGCGCAGGTACAAACCCTGGCCCAAGAGGCCTTGGCCGTGGGCAGCGCCGATGACGTGCGCGCATTAGTGGAGGCGCTGTAA
- the pfkB gene encoding 1-phosphofructokinase gives MAKILTLTLNPALDLTVELARLEPGQVNRSEAMHAHAAGKGVNVAQVLADLGHTLTVSGFLGEDNAQLFEALFTQRGFVDAFIRVPGETRSNIKLAEQDGRITDLNGPGPVVDEAAQQALLQRLEQIAPGHDVVVVAGSLPRGVSPQWLQALITRLKELGLRVALDTSGEALRVALAAGPWLIKPNTEELADALGCEVVSELAQAQAAQRLHAQGIEHVVISHGADGVNWFSVGSALHASPPKVTVASTVGAGDSLLAGMLHGLLGAHTPEQTLRTATAIAAMAVTQIGFGIHDTALLASLEQGVRVRPLTEQ, from the coding sequence ATGGCGAAGATTCTTACCCTGACCCTCAACCCGGCGCTCGACCTCACGGTGGAGTTGGCGCGCCTGGAACCGGGCCAGGTCAACCGCAGCGAGGCCATGCACGCCCACGCCGCCGGCAAGGGCGTGAACGTGGCGCAGGTGCTGGCCGACCTCGGCCATACGCTGACGGTCAGTGGCTTTCTGGGTGAGGACAACGCCCAGCTGTTCGAGGCGCTGTTCACCCAGCGTGGCTTTGTCGACGCTTTTATCCGCGTGCCCGGGGAAACCCGCAGCAACATCAAGCTGGCCGAGCAGGACGGACGCATCACTGACCTCAACGGCCCGGGACCGGTGGTCGACGAAGCCGCGCAGCAAGCGTTGCTGCAACGCCTGGAACAGATCGCCCCTGGGCACGACGTCGTCGTGGTGGCGGGCAGCTTGCCCCGCGGCGTCAGCCCGCAATGGTTGCAGGCGTTGATCACGCGCTTGAAAGAACTCGGCCTGAGGGTGGCCCTCGACACCAGCGGTGAAGCCTTGCGCGTCGCCTTGGCGGCGGGCCCCTGGCTGATCAAGCCGAACACCGAAGAGCTGGCCGATGCGCTGGGCTGCGAGGTGGTGAGCGAATTGGCCCAGGCTCAAGCAGCACAGCGCCTGCATGCCCAAGGCATCGAGCATGTGGTGATTTCCCACGGCGCCGACGGCGTGAACTGGTTCAGCGTCGGTTCGGCCCTGCATGCCTCGCCGCCCAAGGTCACTGTCGCCAGCACCGTGGGCGCTGGGGATTCGCTGCTAGCGGGCATGCTGCATGGCCTGCTCGGCGCTCATACCCCGGAGCAGACCCTGCGCACCGCCACGGCCATCGCGGCCATGGCGGTCACGCAGATCGGTTTTGGCATCCACGACACCGCGTTGCTGGCGTCGCTTGAACAGGGCGTGCGCGTGCGCCCCCTGACAGAACAATAA
- a CDS encoding PTS fructose-like transporter subunit IIB, which translates to MKLAIVTACPNGMVTSVLCARLLDAAAQRQGWSTSVEVHDAAHPERQLSAATLEAAEWVLLVASGPVDMSRFVGKRLFRSTPAQALQDVDSVLRRGAEEAKVFVESDVLEESPAVSAERAPRLVAITACPTGVAHTFMAAEALQQAAKKLGYDLQVETQGSVGARNPLSPEAIAEADVVLLATDIEVATERFAGKKIYRCSTGIALKQAEATLNKALVEGRQESAASGATGPAKAEKTGVYKHLLTGVSFMLPMVVAGGLLIALSFVFGITAFKEPGTLAAALMQIGGDTAFKLMVPLLAGYIAYSIADRPGLAPGMIGGMLASTLGAGFIGGIIAGFLAGYAAKAISRYARLPQSLEALKPILIIPLLASLFTGLVMIYIVGKPVAGMLEALTHFLDSMGTTNAILLGVLLGAMMCVDLGGPINKAAYAFSVGLLASQSYAPMAATMAAGMVPPIGLGIATFIARRKFAQTEREAGKAALVLGLCFISEGAIPFAAKDPLRVIPASIAGGALAGALSMYFGCKLMAPHGGLFVMLIPNAINHALLYLLAIVAGSLLTAVTYALLKRPEVVEMALEPAKA; encoded by the coding sequence ATGAAATTAGCCATTGTGACGGCCTGCCCGAACGGCATGGTCACCAGTGTGTTGTGCGCCCGTCTGCTGGACGCGGCGGCTCAGCGCCAGGGTTGGAGCACCAGCGTTGAAGTGCACGACGCGGCTCACCCGGAACGCCAGTTGTCGGCGGCGACCCTTGAAGCGGCCGAGTGGGTGTTACTGGTTGCCAGCGGCCCGGTGGATATGTCGCGTTTCGTCGGCAAGCGCCTGTTCCGCAGCACCCCAGCCCAGGCCCTGCAAGATGTCGATTCGGTGCTGCGTCGCGGCGCCGAAGAGGCCAAGGTTTTTGTCGAGTCGGACGTACTGGAGGAGTCTCCGGCGGTATCGGCTGAACGTGCTCCGCGTCTGGTTGCCATCACCGCTTGCCCAACCGGCGTTGCCCATACCTTCATGGCTGCCGAGGCGTTGCAGCAGGCGGCGAAGAAGCTCGGTTACGACTTGCAAGTGGAAACCCAGGGCTCGGTGGGCGCACGCAACCCGTTGAGCCCCGAGGCCATCGCTGAGGCGGACGTGGTGCTGCTGGCCACCGACATCGAAGTCGCCACCGAGCGTTTTGCCGGCAAGAAGATCTATCGCTGCAGTACCGGCATCGCCTTGAAACAGGCCGAAGCGACACTGAACAAGGCGTTGGTCGAAGGCCGCCAGGAAAGCGCCGCGAGCGGTGCCACAGGCCCGGCCAAGGCGGAAAAGACCGGTGTCTATAAACACTTGTTGACCGGCGTGTCGTTCATGCTGCCGATGGTGGTGGCCGGTGGTCTGTTGATTGCCCTGTCGTTCGTGTTCGGCATCACCGCGTTCAAGGAGCCCGGCACGTTGGCGGCGGCGCTGATGCAGATCGGCGGCGACACCGCGTTCAAATTGATGGTGCCGTTGCTGGCCGGTTACATCGCCTATTCCATCGCTGACCGTCCGGGCCTGGCGCCGGGGATGATTGGCGGGATGCTCGCGAGCACCTTGGGCGCCGGGTTCATCGGCGGGATCATTGCCGGTTTCCTGGCCGGGTATGCGGCCAAGGCGATCAGCCGTTATGCGCGCCTGCCCCAGAGCCTGGAAGCGCTCAAGCCGATCCTGATCATTCCGCTGCTGGCGAGCCTGTTCACCGGGCTGGTGATGATCTACATCGTCGGTAAACCGGTGGCGGGCATGCTCGAGGCGCTGACCCACTTCCTCGACAGCATGGGCACCACCAACGCGATTCTGCTGGGCGTGCTGCTGGGGGCGATGATGTGCGTCGACCTCGGCGGGCCGATCAACAAGGCTGCCTATGCGTTTTCGGTGGGGCTGCTGGCTTCGCAAAGTTATGCCCCGATGGCCGCGACCATGGCCGCCGGCATGGTGCCGCCGATTGGCCTGGGTATTGCCACTTTCATCGCCCGGCGCAAGTTCGCCCAGACCGAGCGCGAGGCCGGTAAAGCCGCGCTGGTGCTGGGGCTGTGCTTCATTTCCGAAGGGGCGATTCCGTTCGCCGCCAAGGACCCGCTGCGGGTGATCCCGGCCAGCATCGCCGGCGGCGCGCTGGCCGGTGCGCTGTCGATGTACTTCGGCTGCAAACTCATGGCTCCCCACGGCGGGCTGTTCGTGATGCTGATCCCCAACGCCATCAACCATGCGTTGTTGTATCTGCTGGCGATCGTGGCGGGGAGTCTGCTGACGGCGGTGACGTATGCGCTGCTCAAGCGGCCTGAGGTGGTGGAGATGGCGTTGGAGCCGGCGAAGGCCTGA
- a CDS encoding alkaline phosphatase D family protein — MSEFDLGRRRVMQAVGAGLLLPGLAPAVMASVKDRPVLTEGVQSGDLQGDRAMIWSRSDRPARMVVEWDTRSKFSNPRRFVSSLADSRSDFTARVELTGLPPDQAIFYRVHFEDAQSGVASEPWLGHLRSVPQFKRNIRFVWSGDTVGQGFGINPDIGGMRIYEAMRLRLPDFFIHSGDTIYADGPVPAQITTEGGRVWRNLTTEAKSKVAETLDEYRGNYRYNLMDENVRRFNAEVPQIWQWDDHEVVNNWSPGKQLDERYQSKDIHSLVGRARQAWLEYAPMRLHKADGGGRIYRKLGYGPMLDVFVLDMRSYREANDANLGAAKPFLGREQLNWLKRELKHSRAQWKVIAADMPIGLGVPDGEVSPGVPRWEAVANGDPGAAQGRELEIAELLGYLRKHQVRNYVWLTADVHYCAAHHYHPEQAAFQDFEPFWEFVAGPLNAGSFGPNTLDKTFGPEVVFQKAPPAQNTSPFAGYQFFGEVNIDGQSGEMSVVLRDLEGVAVFEKKLQPV; from the coding sequence ATGAGCGAATTCGACCTGGGCCGTCGCCGTGTGATGCAGGCTGTGGGGGCGGGGTTGTTGTTGCCGGGGCTGGCGCCGGCGGTGATGGCTTCGGTCAAGGATCGCCCGGTGCTCACCGAGGGTGTGCAATCGGGCGATTTGCAGGGCGACCGGGCGATGATCTGGAGCCGCAGCGACCGCCCGGCGCGGATGGTGGTGGAGTGGGACACCCGCAGCAAATTCAGCAATCCGCGCCGCTTCGTCTCGTCACTGGCCGACTCACGCAGCGATTTCACCGCCCGGGTCGAACTCACTGGCCTGCCGCCTGATCAGGCGATTTTCTACCGCGTGCATTTCGAAGACGCCCAGAGCGGCGTTGCCAGTGAGCCCTGGCTCGGTCACCTGCGCAGCGTGCCGCAGTTCAAGCGCAACATCCGTTTTGTCTGGAGCGGCGACACCGTCGGCCAGGGCTTTGGCATCAACCCGGACATCGGCGGCATGCGCATCTATGAAGCCATGCGCCTGCGCCTGCCGGACTTTTTTATCCACAGCGGTGACACCATCTACGCCGACGGCCCGGTGCCGGCGCAGATCACCACCGAGGGCGGTCGCGTCTGGCGCAACCTCACTACCGAAGCCAAGAGCAAAGTCGCCGAGACCCTGGATGAGTATCGTGGCAACTACCGCTACAACCTGATGGATGAAAACGTGCGCCGCTTCAATGCCGAAGTGCCGCAGATCTGGCAATGGGACGATCACGAGGTGGTCAACAACTGGTCGCCGGGCAAACAACTGGACGAGCGCTATCAGAGCAAGGATATCCACAGCCTCGTTGGCCGGGCGCGCCAGGCCTGGCTGGAATACGCGCCAATGCGCTTGCACAAGGCCGACGGCGGCGGGCGGATCTACCGCAAGCTCGGTTACGGGCCGATGCTGGATGTATTCGTGCTGGACATGCGCAGCTACCGTGAAGCCAACGACGCCAACCTCGGCGCGGCCAAACCCTTCCTGGGGCGGGAGCAGTTGAATTGGCTCAAGCGCGAATTGAAGCACTCCCGGGCCCAATGGAAGGTCATCGCCGCGGACATGCCCATTGGCCTGGGCGTGCCCGACGGTGAGGTCAGCCCTGGTGTGCCGCGCTGGGAAGCGGTCGCCAACGGTGACCCGGGGGCGGCCCAGGGGCGCGAACTGGAGATCGCCGAGCTGCTTGGCTACCTGCGCAAACATCAGGTGCGCAATTACGTCTGGCTCACCGCCGATGTCCATTATTGCGCGGCCCATCACTACCACCCGGAACAGGCCGCGTTCCAGGATTTTGAACCGTTCTGGGAGTTCGTCGCCGGGCCGCTGAATGCCGGCAGCTTCGGCCCCAATACGCTGGACAAGACCTTCGGCCCCGAAGTGGTGTTCCAGAAAGCGCCACCGGCCCAGAACACCTCGCCGTTTGCCGGGTATCAGTTCTTTGGCGAGGTGAACATCGACGGGCAGAGCGGGGAGATGAGTGTGGTGTTGCGGGATCTTGAAGGCGTGGCCGTATTCGAGAAGAAGTTGCAGCCAGTGTGA
- a CDS encoding PepSY domain-containing protein, with amino-acid sequence MLKKTLFQLHWFFGISAGLVLALMGITGAVVSFQDEILRALNPQVLMVEKQPAGVLPPAELVEQIEAASGKTVAMLWVETDSGNAARAIFAAPPGEKRGPMRYFNPYNAQFMGDVVGQDFFGLMLRLHRVLTLDEVGRQITGACTLILVFFCLSGLYLRWPRQWKSWRAWLTLDWAKKGRSFNWDLHSVAGTWCLVFYLLAALTGLTWSYEWYNNGVIRLLSDSPKEERVRKRGPAPEGPPPVADYRAMWSSIYSTAGPDLSSYNVRMPPVAGQPATVFYLLKNSPHDRALNQLLLDPVTGVISQHSRYSDKSLKAQLLTSVYALHVGSYFGLVGRILVTLAALSMPLFFITGWLLYLDRRRKKRQVKQARQKLATNPSDAPAWLIGFASQSGFAEQLAWQTAGQLQAAGLPVKVQPLAGVTEQDLSSATHALFVVSTFGDGEGPDSARGFERKVLGRELSLEHLHYAVLGLGDRQYENFCGFARRLHAWLAEHGGKTLFAPVEVDSGDPYALRHWQQQLAELTGQAPLNTWQAPSFDNWTLSQRTLLNPDSSGSGVYLLGLTAPTPSSWLAGDLVEVLPRNDLGAIEHFLDGLGIAGIARVQVDGLSQRLDQALATRQLPQNRAHLVGLHAQALVDALAPLAMREYSIASIPADGVLQLIVRQERHTDGSLGVGSGWLTEHVPLGGAISLRVRRNSGFHLPPQGVPMILLGNGTGLAGLRSLLKARVAEGMQRNWLVFGERNREHDFHCRDDLQEWVTSGDLERLDLAFSRDQQQKIYVQDRLLESAALLKQWLADGAVIYVCGSLQGMASGVDHVLNMVLGREEVERLIEQGRYRRDVY; translated from the coding sequence GTGTTGAAGAAAACCCTGTTCCAGTTGCACTGGTTTTTCGGCATCAGCGCCGGACTGGTCCTGGCGTTGATGGGCATTACCGGGGCCGTGGTGTCGTTCCAGGACGAGATCCTGCGGGCGCTGAACCCGCAAGTGCTGATGGTCGAGAAGCAACCCGCCGGGGTCCTGCCGCCCGCCGAGCTGGTGGAACAGATCGAGGCCGCCTCCGGCAAAACCGTCGCCATGCTCTGGGTCGAGACCGACAGCGGCAACGCCGCACGGGCGATTTTCGCCGCGCCGCCCGGGGAAAAACGCGGGCCCATGCGCTATTTCAACCCGTACAACGCTCAGTTCATGGGTGATGTGGTGGGCCAGGATTTCTTTGGCCTGATGCTCAGGTTGCACCGCGTCCTGACCCTGGATGAGGTGGGCCGGCAGATTACCGGTGCCTGCACGTTGATCCTGGTGTTTTTCTGCCTGTCCGGGCTGTACCTGCGCTGGCCGCGCCAGTGGAAAAGCTGGCGCGCCTGGCTGACCCTCGACTGGGCGAAGAAAGGTCGCAGCTTCAATTGGGACTTGCACTCGGTGGCCGGCACCTGGTGCCTGGTGTTCTATCTGCTGGCGGCCCTGACCGGGCTGACCTGGTCCTACGAGTGGTACAACAACGGCGTGATCCGCCTGCTCTCGGATTCACCCAAGGAAGAACGGGTGCGCAAGCGTGGTCCGGCGCCAGAAGGCCCGCCGCCGGTCGCCGATTACCGAGCGATGTGGAGCAGCATCTACAGCACCGCAGGCCCTGATCTTTCCTCCTACAACGTGCGCATGCCACCTGTGGCCGGGCAACCTGCCACAGTGTTCTACCTGCTGAAAAACTCACCCCATGACCGGGCGCTGAACCAGCTCCTCCTCGACCCGGTGACCGGCGTTATCAGCCAACACAGCCGCTACAGCGACAAGAGCCTCAAGGCGCAGTTGCTGACCAGTGTTTATGCCCTGCATGTCGGCAGTTATTTCGGCCTGGTCGGGCGGATCCTGGTGACGCTCGCCGCGCTGAGCATGCCGCTGTTCTTCATCACCGGCTGGTTGCTGTACCTGGACCGTCGCCGCAAGAAGCGCCAGGTCAAGCAGGCACGCCAGAAGCTGGCCACCAACCCAAGCGATGCGCCGGCATGGCTGATCGGCTTCGCCAGCCAGAGCGGTTTCGCCGAGCAACTGGCCTGGCAGACCGCCGGCCAACTCCAGGCCGCCGGATTGCCGGTGAAGGTCCAACCGCTGGCGGGCGTCACTGAGCAGGACCTGAGCAGTGCCACCCATGCCCTGTTCGTCGTCAGCACCTTTGGCGATGGCGAAGGGCCGGACAGCGCCCGGGGTTTCGAGCGCAAAGTACTCGGCCGCGAGCTGAGCCTGGAGCACCTGCACTATGCGGTGCTGGGCCTGGGTGACCGCCAGTATGAAAACTTCTGCGGCTTCGCCCGGCGCCTGCACGCCTGGCTGGCGGAGCACGGCGGCAAGACCCTGTTCGCCCCGGTGGAAGTCGACAGCGGCGATCCTTATGCCTTGCGTCACTGGCAACAACAACTGGCCGAGCTGACCGGCCAAGCCCCGCTGAACACCTGGCAAGCGCCGAGCTTCGACAACTGGACGCTCAGCCAGCGCACCTTGCTCAACCCCGACAGCAGCGGCTCGGGCGTGTACCTGCTGGGCCTCACCGCCCCCACCCCGAGCAGTTGGCTGGCCGGTGATCTGGTGGAGGTCCTGCCGCGCAATGACCTGGGGGCCATCGAACATTTTCTCGATGGCCTGGGCATCGCCGGTATCGCTCGCGTGCAAGTCGATGGCTTGTCGCAACGCCTCGACCAGGCCTTGGCCACCCGCCAGCTACCGCAAAACCGCGCACACCTGGTAGGCCTGCATGCCCAGGCGCTGGTGGACGCGCTGGCGCCGTTGGCAATGCGCGAATACTCCATCGCCTCGATTCCGGCCGATGGCGTGCTGCAGCTGATCGTACGCCAGGAGCGTCACACCGACGGCAGCCTGGGCGTCGGTTCCGGCTGGCTCACCGAGCACGTACCACTGGGCGGCGCCATCAGCCTGCGGGTGCGCCGCAACAGTGGTTTCCATCTGCCGCCCCAGGGCGTGCCGATGATCCTGCTGGGCAACGGCACCGGCCTGGCCGGCCTGCGCAGCCTGCTCAAGGCCCGCGTCGCCGAAGGCATGCAGCGCAACTGGCTGGTGTTTGGCGAACGCAACCGCGAACACGACTTTCACTGCCGGGACGACCTGCAGGAATGGGTGACCTCCGGCGACCTGGAGCGCCTGGACCTGGCGTTTTCCCGGGATCAGCAACAGAAAATCTACGTCCAGGATCGCCTGCTGGAATCGGCAGCACTGCTCAAACAATGGCTCGCCGACGGCGCAGTGATCTATGTCTGCGGCAGCTTGCAGGGCATGGCCTCAGGGGTGGATCACGTGCTCAACATGGTACTGGGGCGCGAGGAAGTGGAGCGGCTGATCGAGCAAGGGCGATATCGGCGGGATGTCTACTGA
- a CDS encoding type III PLP-dependent enzyme: MSIQVEDYFARETFQKMKAFADKQETPFVVIDTAMISKAYDDLRAGFDFAKVYYAVKANPAVEIIDLLKDKGSNFDIASIYELDKVMSRGVGPDQISYGNTIKKSRDIRYFYEKGVRLYATDSEADLRNIAKAAPGSKVYVRILTEGSTTADWPLSRKFGCQTDMAMDLLILARDLGLVPYGISFHVGSQQRDISVWDAAIAKVKVIFERLKEEDGIVLKLINMGGGFPANYITRTNSLETYAEEIIRFLKEDFGDDLPEIILEPGRSLIANAGILVSEVVLVARKSRTAVERWVYTDVGKFSGLIETMDEAIKFPIWTEKKGEMEEVVIAGPTCDSADIMYENYKYGLPLNLAIGDRLYWLSTGAYTTSYSAVEFNGFPPLKSFYV, translated from the coding sequence ATGTCGATCCAGGTCGAAGATTATTTCGCGCGCGAAACCTTCCAGAAAATGAAAGCGTTCGCCGACAAGCAGGAAACCCCGTTCGTGGTGATCGACACCGCGATGATCTCCAAGGCCTATGACGACCTGCGCGCCGGTTTCGACTTCGCCAAGGTCTACTACGCCGTCAAGGCCAACCCGGCGGTGGAAATCATCGACCTGCTCAAGGATAAAGGCTCGAACTTCGACATCGCCTCGATCTATGAGCTGGATAAGGTCATGAGCCGTGGCGTAGGCCCGGATCAGATCAGCTACGGCAACACCATCAAGAAATCCCGCGACATCCGCTACTTCTACGAGAAGGGCGTGCGCCTGTATGCCACCGACTCCGAAGCCGACCTGCGCAACATCGCCAAGGCCGCACCGGGCTCGAAGGTCTATGTACGGATCCTCACCGAAGGCTCGACCACCGCTGACTGGCCACTGTCGCGCAAGTTCGGCTGCCAGACCGACATGGCCATGGACCTGCTGATCCTGGCCCGCGACCTGGGCCTGGTGCCGTACGGCATTTCGTTCCACGTTGGCTCGCAACAGCGCGACATCAGCGTCTGGGACGCGGCCATCGCCAAGGTCAAGGTGATCTTCGAACGCCTGAAAGAAGAAGACGGCATCGTCCTGAAGCTGATCAACATGGGCGGCGGCTTCCCGGCCAACTACATCACCCGCACTAACAGCCTGGAAACCTACGCCGAGGAAATCATCCGCTTCCTCAAGGAAGACTTCGGCGACGACCTGCCGGAAATCATCCTGGAGCCGGGCCGTTCGTTGATCGCCAACGCCGGCATTCTGGTCAGCGAAGTGGTGCTGGTGGCGCGTAAATCGCGTACCGCCGTCGAGCGTTGGGTGTACACCGATGTGGGCAAGTTCTCCGGCCTGATCGAAACCATGGACGAAGCCATCAAGTTCCCGATCTGGACCGAGAAGAAAGGCGAGATGGAAGAAGTGGTCATCGCCGGCCCGACTTGCGACAGCGCCGACATCATGTACGAAAATTACAAGTACGGTTTGCCGCTGAACCTGGCCATCGGTGACCGCCTGTACTGGCTGTCGACCGGTGCCTACACCACCAGCTACAGCGCCGTGGAATTCAATGGCTTCCCGCCGCTGAAATCGTTCTACGTGTAA